The genomic segment TGCGCCAGCGCGCTGACGACCGGCGACCCGGCCGCGCGCAGGCGGCGGTCCAGTTCGACGCCGAAGACCGTGGTGGCGAGCTTCGACCGGCCGTACGCGGCAGAGGCCCGGTAGTCGCGCTCGGACATCAGGTCGTCGAAGTCGAGCCGCGCGTTGCGGTGGGTGAGGGAGCTGAGGCTCACCACCCGCGGCGCCCGCGCCTCGGCGAGCGCGTCGAGCAGCAGGCCGGTCAGCGCATACGGGCCCAGCATGTTGGTGGCGAACTGCAGCTCGAAGCCGTCGGCGGAGGTACGGCGCGGTCCGAGTAGCACCACACCGGCGTTGTTGACCAGCAGGTCGATCGTCGGGTGGTCGGCGGTCAGCTTCGCGGCGAACGCGCGTACCGATTCGAGCTGGGCCAGGTCCAGCTCGCGTACCTCGGTGTCGCCGCCGATGCGGCGGGCGGCCTCCCGGCCGGCGACGGTGTTCCGCACGGCCAGTACGACGTGGGCGCCGCGGCGGGCCAGTTCGGTGGCGGTGACCAGGCCGAGGCCCGAGTTCGCGCCGGTCACGACGGCGACCCGGCCGCGCTGGTCGGGGATGCGATCGGTGGTCCATCCGGTCATCTGCTGCTCCTCGGGTACGGCGGTTCGCGATCAGCGATGACGCTAGGAGCGATCCGGGCGGTCTCGGTCGTTCGCGTTTGCCTAGGTCCGCGGGACCTACCCTGGGCGTGCGGCGTCGCGGCAGACTGGCGGCATGAGCAGCCCACATCCGTACGCACGCGAACTGGGCGCCTTCCTGCGCGCCCGACGTGGCCGGCTGCGCCCGCGCGACGTCGGCCTGGAGCCGGGCGGGCGGCGCAAGGTGACCGGCCTGCGGCGGGAGGAACTGGCCCTGCTGGCCGGGCTGAGCACCGACTACTACCAGCGGATGGAGCAGGGCCGGGAGGTACGCCCCTCCGACGACGTCCTGGACGCGCTCGCCGGCGCCCTCGGGCTGGACGACACCGAACGTCGGCACCTGTTCACGCTGGCCCGGGCCGCCCGGCGGCCGATGCCCGCCCGTGTCGACCACGGTCCGGAGCGGGTGCCGGACGGCACCCGACGGCTGCTGCGGGTGATGGACACCCCGGCGGTCGTCCTCGGCCGGCATCTGGACCTGCTCGACTGGAACCCGATGGCGCAGGCGCTGCTCGGTGACCCGGCGGACCTCCCGCCCGGCCGGCTCAACATGCTCCTGCTGCTGTTCGACGACGTGCTGACCGGGGGACGGAGCTGCCCGGACTGGGAGCGGCAGGCGCTGGACTACATCGGGATGATGCGCGCCGCCGTCGCCGACGACCCGACCCATCCCCGCGCCACCGCGATCGTCGGCGAGCTGAGCATCCGCAGCGCGGAGTTCCGGCGGCTGTGGGCACGGCACGACGTCCGCGCCTCGGTCAGCGGCACCAAGACGTTCCGGGTGCCCGGGCTGGGCGACATCGTCCTGGACTGGGACACCTATCCGCTGCCGGGCAACCCCGGCCCGGTCGTGCTGGTCTTCACCGCCGAGCCGGGCAGCCCGGACGCTGACCGGCTACGGCTCCTGGCGTCGTGGCGCGCGACCCGCCCGGCGTCCACCGGCGTCGACCCGGCCTGATCCGGTCACCGTCCCCGGTTGAGGCCGACGATCGCGCCGTTGAGGGCGGTGGCGAAGAGGGTCCACGCGACGTACGGGGCGAGCGCTGCCCCGGCGGGGCGGTCGGTGCGCGCCGCGCGGCGCAGCAGCACCAGATTGGACGCGTTGAGCGCGGCGATCCCGGCCAGCGCGGCGCCGGGCTTGCGGGCGCCGAAGAACAGGGCGCTCCAGCCGGCGTTGAGCGCCAGGTTGAGCGCGTAGTCGCGGGCGAAGGCGGCGCGCTCGGGCCCTTCGGAGCGGTCGAGCGCCCGGGCGCCGGCCACCGCGATCAGCCCGTACAGCGGGGTCCAGACCAGGGGGAACGCGGCCGACGGCGGCTGCCAGGCGGGCTTGCGCAGGCGGCGGTACCAGCGCGACGAGGTGCCGGTGGAGGTGGCGGCGGCGCCCGCGGCGGCGGTCGCGGTGACTGCCGCAGCGGTCTTGACCAGGGTCGGTACTCGCATCCCGCTCAGCTACCCGGCCAGCGGCGACTCAACCCACCACCGCCGGAAGATCCACTTCCGGATACGCCCCGATGCACAGATCCTTCACCGTCGCGCCGAGAGTCGTAGACAACTTTCACCACCGTCGATAGCCTCTCCATTCAGTGACAGATGTCGATAAGGAGGCTCCATGCGACGGCTCATGCTCTCCTGCGCCCTAACGGCCATCGGTGCCTGGGCGGTGGCGCCGGCACCCGCCACTGCGGCACCTCGCGCGACACCCGGACCCGTCGCCGACGCCGTGACCGCGAAACTTCTCGGCTCGGCCGACGCGGCCACCGCCCGCACGGCGGACGCGCAGCAGGCCCGGATCACCGTCACCCGCGCGAACGGCCGGTGGGCCTTCGGCACCGCCGTGCTGCCGGCGGACCGGGCCGCGGACGCGCACCCCACCGGTTCGGTGTTCCTCGCCCGGGCCGACGCCAAGGGCTGGACCGTCGCGTTCGACGGGGAGGCCGCGTTCGGCGACCTGGCCGCCACGTCGCCGCTGGTGAGCGCGACCGAGAAGGCCGTCTTCACCACGCCCGTCACACCGATGTACGCGGGCGGAGACTTCCGCACCGGCATGGCCCTGCCGTTCGCGGTGGGGCAGACGTGGACGCTCACCTCGGGGCCGCACGGCTGGGGCGGCGCCGCCGCGCCGTGGAGTTCGGTGGACCTCGCCGGTGGCGACCAGGTGGTCCGGGCCGCGCGGGCCGGAACCGCGTACACGATGTGCACCGGCTGGATCCGGGTCATCCACGACCGCGGCTACTCGACCGACTACTACCACCTGTGGAGCAGCATCTCCGTGAACGGCGCGGGCGTCTCCCAGGGCACGGTCCTGGGCAACACCGGCACCGACGTCACCTGCGGCGGTTCCGCCACCGGCCGGCACGTGCACTTCGGGCTGCGGCAGAACTCGGCGTACGTCCCGATCGCCGGGCACGGCATCGGCAAGTGGGACTTCGTCAGCGGCGCGGCGGCGTACCAGGGCGGCGCCCGGCACGGGTCCGCCTACGTCGGCGGCGGTGGCGGCGTCTACAACTACGGCGCGCTGGGCTTCAACCAGGGAGTCGTCGACGCCAACGGCGGCGGCACGCTGACGCGGCGCTCCGGCCCGGGAACGGGGTACGGCGCCCTCGGATCGGTCGCCGACGGCGCCACAGTCACCATCTCCTGCTCCGCCAACGGCACCTCGCACACCGGCCGCTA from the Micromonospora sp. WMMA1947 genome contains:
- a CDS encoding oxidoreductase, whose translation is MTGWTTDRIPDQRGRVAVVTGANSGLGLVTATELARRGAHVVLAVRNTVAGREAARRIGGDTEVRELDLAQLESVRAFAAKLTADHPTIDLLVNNAGVVLLGPRRTSADGFELQFATNMLGPYALTGLLLDALAEARAPRVVSLSSLTHRNARLDFDDLMSERDYRASAAYGRSKLATTVFGVELDRRLRAAGSPVVSALAHPGLTRSNLTPRAWEHRGRLGRMIGRLGSLATQPVERGVLPQLRAATDPEVRGGQFFGPSRFFETWGPVTEARLSRQAADPAVGKRLWAAAAELTGVRYL
- a CDS encoding helix-turn-helix transcriptional regulator, with amino-acid sequence MSSPHPYARELGAFLRARRGRLRPRDVGLEPGGRRKVTGLRREELALLAGLSTDYYQRMEQGREVRPSDDVLDALAGALGLDDTERRHLFTLARAARRPMPARVDHGPERVPDGTRRLLRVMDTPAVVLGRHLDLLDWNPMAQALLGDPADLPPGRLNMLLLLFDDVLTGGRSCPDWERQALDYIGMMRAAVADDPTHPRATAIVGELSIRSAEFRRLWARHDVRASVSGTKTFRVPGLGDIVLDWDTYPLPGNPGPVVLVFTAEPGSPDADRLRLLASWRATRPASTGVDPA
- a CDS encoding TspO/MBR family protein, encoding MRVPTLVKTAAAVTATAAAGAAATSTGTSSRWYRRLRKPAWQPPSAAFPLVWTPLYGLIAVAGARALDRSEGPERAAFARDYALNLALNAGWSALFFGARKPGAALAGIAALNASNLVLLRRAARTDRPAGAALAPYVAWTLFATALNGAIVGLNRGR
- a CDS encoding peptidoglycan DD-metalloendopeptidase family protein, whose protein sequence is MRRLMLSCALTAIGAWAVAPAPATAAPRATPGPVADAVTAKLLGSADAATARTADAQQARITVTRANGRWAFGTAVLPADRAADAHPTGSVFLARADAKGWTVAFDGEAAFGDLAATSPLVSATEKAVFTTPVTPMYAGGDFRTGMALPFAVGQTWTLTSGPHGWGGAAAPWSSVDLAGGDQVVRAARAGTAYTMCTGWIRVIHDRGYSTDYYHLWSSISVNGAGVSQGTVLGNTGTDVTCGGSATGRHVHFGLRQNSAYVPIAGHGIGKWDFVSGAAAYQGGARHGSAYVGGGGGVYNYGALGFNQGVVDANGGGTLTRRSGPGTGYGALGSVADGATVTISCSANGTSHTGRYGTTALWDRLSDGSWVSDAYLSTGVNGPINGWC